A window of the Serinus canaria isolate serCan28SL12 chromosome 27, serCan2020, whole genome shotgun sequence genome harbors these coding sequences:
- the TCAP gene encoding telethonin → MVGPGMVGGSRGLLSARLGCHVQEEDVGRRETFSAEWLDLELSSRPEEGWCRREEDTRRRETLEQRGAVRVLEQRSPWGLLRVGVLGQPLAQHLLPYARTLPVPLFAPSDLRGAKGGIPRTLSRSLSHEAQRG, encoded by the exons ATGGTGGGCCCTGGCATGGTGGGGGGCTCCAGGGGGCTGCTCTCGGCCCGCCTGGGCTGCCATGTGCAGGAGGAGGACGTGGGCAGGAGGGAAACCTTCAGCGCCGAGTGGCTGGACCTGGAGCTCAGCTCCCGACCTGAGGAGGG GTGGTGCCGGCGGGAGGAGGACACGCGGCGCCGGGAGACGCTGGAGCAGCGCGGGGCCGTGCGGGTGCTGGAGCAGCGCTcgccctgggggctgctgcgGGTGGGGGTCCTGGGGCAACCCCTggcccagcacctcctgccctaCGCCCGCACCCTCCCCGTGCCCCTCTTTGCCCCCTCAGACCTCCGCGGTGCCAAGGGGGGGATCCCCCGCACCCTCTCCCGCTCCCTCTCCCACGAAGCCCAGCGGGGCTGA
- the PNMT gene encoding phenylethanolamine N-methyltransferase: protein MSSPGALREGYEHFDPRAYLRNNYLPPRADFSSEEFVVPWKLRCLAETFASGEIRGRTLIDVGSGPTIYQLLSACDHFEEIVATDYLAVNREELGRWARGEPGAFDWSPFIQHVCKIEGRGEPWQDKERRLRQRLRRILPIDVHRPEPLGAPLRPRADALLSAFCLEAVSPDRASFQRALAHVGTLLRPGGHAVLLGALGESFYLAGPARLPVVPLQESDVREALAAAGFALRELRSYAMPPALRTGVDDVDGVFFAHAQKPLET, encoded by the exons ATGAGCAGCCCGGGTGCTCTCCGAGAGGGCTACGAGCACTTCGACCCCCGCGCGTACCTGCGCAACAATTACCTCCCGCCCCGCGCCGACTTCTCCTCCGAGGAGTTCGTGGTGCCCTGGAAGCTGCGATGCCTGGCCGAGACCTTCGCCAGCG GTGAGATCCGAGGGCGGACGTTGATCGATGTGGGCTCGGGCCCCACCATCTACCAACTGCTGAGCGCCTGCGACCACTTTGAGGAGATCGTGGCCACCGATTACCTGGCGGTGAACCGGGAGGAGCTCGGCCGGTGGGCGCGGGGCGAGCCCGGAGCCTTCGACTGGAGCCCGTTCATCCAGCACGTCTGCAAGATCGAGGGGCGCGG GGAGCCGTGGCAGGACAAGGAGCGCCGTCTCCGCCAGCGTCTCCGCCGGATCCTGCCCATCGACGTTCACCGGCCGGAGCCGCTGGGAGCCCCGCTGCGCCCCCGCGCCGACGCGCTGCTCTCCGCCTTCTGCCTGGAGGCCGTGAGCCCCGACCGCGCCTCCTTCCAGCGGGCACTGGCCCATGTGGGGACCCTGCTGCGCCCGGGGGGCCACGCCGTGCTGCTGGGGGCCCTGGGCGAGTCCTTCTACCTGGCGGGTCCCGCTCGCCTGCCCGTGGTGCCGCTGCAGGAATCGGACGTGCGGGAGGCGCTGGCGGCCGCGGGGTTCGCGCTGCGGGAGCTGCGCAGTTACGCGATGCCCCCCGCGCTCCGCACCGGCGTGGATGATGTGGACGGGGTGTTCTTCGCCCACGCGCAAAAACCGCTAGAAACGTGA
- the PGAP3 gene encoding post-GPI attachment to proteins factor 3: MAARAALLLLLMAAAAPSPAQGSQGDREPLYRECLSRCERQNCSGAALRHFRARQPLYMGLTGWTCRDECQYECMWQTVRLYQQGGHRVPQFHGKWPFSRFLFVQEPASALASFLNGLASLVMLLRYRAAVPPAAPTYPTCVAFAWVSLNAWFWSTVFHTRDTALTEKLDYFCASAVILHSVYLCWVRTLGLQRPALISIFRAFLLLFLAGHISYLSLVRFDYGYNLVANAAAGMLTVAWWLRWCLRQGRRLPHVWKCAAAVLLLQALALLELLDFPPLLWVLDAHALWHIGTIPLNVLFYSFLMDDSLYLLKANSDLFKVD, from the exons ATGGCGGCGCGGGCcgcgctgctgctgcttctcatggcggcggcggcgccgagCCCGGCCCAGGGCTCGCAGGGGGACCGGGAACCGCTGTACCGGGAGTGCCTGAGCCGCTGCGAGCGGCAGAACTGCTCCGGGGCGGCGCTGCGGCACTTCCGCGCCCGGCAGCCGCTCTACATGGGCCTGACAG GCTGGACGTGCCGGGATGAGTGCCAGTACGAGTGCATGTGGCAGACGGTGCGGCTGTACCAGCAGGGCGGGCACCGCGTGCCCCAGTTCCACGGCAAG TGGCCCTTCTCCCGGTTCCTGTTTGTCCAGGAGCCGGCCTCAGCCTTGGCCTCCTTCCTCAACGGCCTGGCCAGCCTGGTGATGCTGCTGCGCTACCGGGCGGCCGTGCCCCCCGCCGCCCCCACCTACCCCACCTGCGTCGCCTTCGCCTGG gTCTCCTTAAACGCCTGGTTCTGGTCCACCGTGTTCCACACCAGGGACACGGCGCTGACAGAG aaactggattatttctgtgcttcagcCGTCATCCTGCACTCCGTGTACCTGTGCTGGGTCag GACGCTGGGGCTGCAGCGCCCGGCCTTAATCAGCATCTTCAGggccttcctcctgctcttcctcgCCGGCCACATCTCCTACCTGAGCCTCGTGCGCTTCGACTACGGCTACAACCTGGTGGCCAACGCTGCTGCTG gcatGCTGACGGTGGCGTGGTGGCTGCGCTGGTGCCTGCGGCAGGGCCGGCGCCTCCCGCACGTGTGGAAATGCGCGGCCgcggtgctgctgctgcaggcgCTGGCGCTGCTCGAGCTGCTCGACTTCCcccccctgctctgggtgctggacGCCCACGCGCTCTGGCACATCGGGACCATCCCCCTCAACGTGCTCTTCTACAG TTTCCTGATGGACGACAGCCTCTACCTCCTGAAGGCCAACTCCGACCTCTTCAAAGTGGACTAG